Proteins from a genomic interval of Lactococcus protaetiae:
- a CDS encoding shikimate dehydrogenase, with translation MEINGYTRMAAVVAQPIKHSLSPFIHNLAFELTNENGVYLAWEVESEDLGAIIENVKRLNMYGVNISMPYKRDVIDFVDYLTDEARLIGAVNTVVNFDGELIGHNTDGIGFFKALDQFDFDVKNQTMTMIGGGGAAIAIIAQAALLGVKKINVLARRSQSFESLSARLEKLSALTETEILLTDLSVTDEIQKQLTESQLLVNATSVGMDGESQPLPNELRLSEHCLVVDAIYKVPETPFLRWAKAQGATTANGLGMLLHQAAASFEMWTGKKMPTNKIEQKLRDKIHMNKGDGE, from the coding sequence ATGGAAATTAATGGATATACGCGTATGGCAGCGGTTGTTGCTCAGCCGATTAAACACAGTTTATCTCCTTTTATTCATAATTTAGCTTTTGAGTTGACGAATGAAAATGGTGTCTATCTTGCATGGGAAGTTGAATCAGAGGATTTAGGTGCTATTATAGAAAATGTTAAACGTTTAAATATGTATGGAGTGAACATTTCTATGCCGTATAAGCGTGATGTGATTGACTTTGTAGATTATCTGACTGATGAAGCTAGGTTGATTGGCGCTGTCAATACGGTTGTTAATTTTGACGGAGAATTGATTGGTCATAATACTGATGGGATTGGTTTTTTTAAAGCGCTTGATCAGTTTGATTTTGATGTCAAAAACCAGACTATGACGATGATTGGTGGTGGAGGTGCAGCAATTGCAATTATTGCTCAGGCTGCACTTCTTGGGGTCAAAAAAATCAATGTTTTGGCGCGTCGTTCACAGTCATTTGAATCTCTGTCAGCACGTTTGGAAAAGCTGTCAGCACTGACAGAAACAGAGATTTTACTGACAGACCTGTCGGTTACTGACGAAATTCAAAAACAACTGACAGAATCACAATTATTGGTTAATGCAACTTCTGTTGGAATGGACGGTGAATCTCAGCCCCTTCCAAATGAACTGAGATTGTCAGAACATTGTCTTGTGGTGGATGCAATTTATAAAGTTCCCGAGACTCCGTTTTTGAGATGGGCAAAAGCTCAAGGTGCAACTACTGCGAATGGTCTAGGAATGTTGCTTCATCAAGCAGCAGCGAGCTTTGAAATGTGGACTGGAAAAAAGATGCCAACAAATAAAATCGAACAAAAGCTTAGAGATAAAATACACATGAATAAAGGTGATGGTGAGTGA
- a CDS encoding VTT domain-containing protein, translating to MFTQLSIFGFFNEWMANFAQMPNGHIWIYITLGAIIFIETGIVIFPFLPGDSILFFVGSLAAMSNGKLSLGLLILIMGLLAFLANLVNFEIGRKFGDVIPKHRWLSRFLKPEYMEEAHQFFEKWGSWAIFLGRFMPIIRTIVPFTAGAGKMPHKKFVFFNLIGGFAWVIVALGAGYLFGGIPFVKAHFEIIMIAIVIVSLLPAFIGVLKRVFAKRKAV from the coding sequence ATGTTTACACAACTTTCGATTTTTGGTTTTTTTAATGAGTGGATGGCGAATTTTGCTCAGATGCCTAATGGTCATATTTGGATTTATATTACGCTTGGAGCAATTATTTTCATTGAAACTGGGATTGTAATTTTTCCATTTTTACCTGGAGATTCGATATTGTTCTTTGTTGGTAGTTTAGCAGCGATGTCAAATGGTAAATTATCATTAGGGCTATTGATTCTAATCATGGGACTTTTAGCTTTCTTGGCAAATCTAGTAAATTTTGAAATTGGGCGAAAATTTGGAGATGTTATTCCAAAACACCGATGGTTAAGTCGTTTTTTGAAGCCAGAATACATGGAAGAAGCTCATCAATTTTTTGAAAAATGGGGTTCTTGGGCGATTTTTCTTGGACGTTTTATGCCGATTATTCGTACAATCGTCCCGTTTACGGCTGGCGCAGGAAAGATGCCACATAAGAAGTTTGTCTTCTTTAATTTAATTGGTGGTTTTGCTTGGGTAATTGTTGCACTTGGTGCAGGATATTTATTTGGTGGAATTCCTTTTGTTAAAGCTCACTTTGAGATTATTATGATTGCGATTGTTATTGTTTCACTTTTACCAGCATTCATCGGTGTATTAAAACGTGTTTTTGCGAAGCGCAAAGCTGTATAG